The Choloepus didactylus isolate mChoDid1 chromosome 7, mChoDid1.pri, whole genome shotgun sequence genome segment TTATTTCAAGAAATTAACAACTTAAAGTTACAGaacatttatgttttaaaaactagAACCTTAATGAAAAGTTAATGCATTTTACTGGCTAATAAATGATTTAGATGAAAGAGACAAAGTACTATTAGTGTTATTAATGATAATAAAACAAATGTGGTAATAAGGTTAGGTTTGGAGGTTTGGGCTGTAATTTCTTATTTAATGGTCTCTTATCTGGAGATATCTAAGAGGATCTCTTATGTAGATCAAAGATTTTCTACCTGCAGATAGGGCAGTTCTGCACTGTGGTTAAGATCTGAAGTCTGGATCCATTCTGCCTGGCCCCACATCTGGCCTTGAACTTATTCGTTAAATTTCCTTTGGcacattttctaaactttttgcctgaatttcctcatctgcaaaatagggataataattgTATGTCTCTAGTAGGGTTATtgttaagattaaatgagatacttaATGCACATAATGTACGATAACAGCACCTGGCACAATAGGTTCTATGTAAGTATTATTTAgcctttttggtttatttttgtttctgataCAATCCTTCATTGTTCTTGGCATAAAAGTTCCATTATTGCTAGTGTattataaagaaagaataaaagaactgtttctaaaattaataaacccattgatatttaatatataaaaaataatttcacaacACTCATACAAATCTAAATCCTTACATCACTTGTCAACTGCTCCATAgaagtatttattatattttcaatttcaaaataaaaatttgtttgaaaatccCTTGTCCACACTATTTGgcaattgtagttttctgtttttacttgattttttatgGTCATTTTCTGTCTAGAGTTAGAAGGGCTTCACTTTGTACATCTttgtgcattaaaaaaagaatttaataaatatttgctgatcaACTGATAGATTGAGAATTGCAAAGCCCCTACCTGAGGGAGAATGTGTTGTACATGATGAACCCAACTGGATAGGGATTCCACTAAATCAGTCACCTGGATACCTTCAAAATCAGGGTTCTCCTCAAAGCTATCTCGTCCACCttctacctcctcctcctcctctccctcctcttcaacaAACTGATAGAAACCAAGAGGGCTAACGTGTGTCCCTGCTGAAATTCTGGCTATTTGTGCTCGTAAGTAATTGCTCTCATTTCCTGGGAAAGGTGGGTAACTTATGATGGGGGCATCCAATCGTCCAGTGAaaaatttcttgatttttcttgcAATAACAATTTGTGCAGGTGTAACTGATGGTAACTTCACCCATGGTCTTCCTGGTTCATTACAAACAAAATAGACATATTTGTTGGCACCCGTCCTACTTTCTTCTTTTGGTACAGCCTGTGGAGCCTTGTAAAAGGACTTTGGTAATTCATCTTCCTCATCTTCATCAGCTTCACTTTCTCCATTGTCTCTCTCTTCAGCCACATCTTCCTCTTCCACCTCCTCTTCATCTTCCCCATCACGAAATTCCACTTCAGCTACAATATAATTCATCTCCAGTCCCAAGATCTTGCCCCAGAAACGGCATCTGTGGAATGGGTGGGTGTCAGTAAGCTGTTTGAGCCCAAGAAATATACGGTAAGTCTCATCTGTGCCCAAACCAACTCCAGCTTGTTCAAAATAGAAAGCTGACTCCATCACATTTGGAAGAGAGTTTTCTGCctggaataaaaacattttagttaaaaTTGTATCCATTAGAGAATTGGtggcttcccttttcttttttacacATCTTGATATTAGCTCTATTTCTTTCTCCACcatttctttaacatttctttcaaGTTTTAGATCAAATTCCCATTCTGATAATTCCTGAATTTCAAttcatctctctttccttatGGATGAAGCTTCTGCCattgtgttttatatttattaatctaTTGTGATAGTtactttgttttatgtttatatCTTAGGTAGAGATAATTTAATAACTACTATAAATAATAACCATTCAACAAcccttttatataaaaatattaaagggcCCCTTTACCTTCCTGAAATATAATTTGTGAATAGTACAACCTACATACACACATTAATTCTGCAAAAGGTAAATGTTGTACcatatatacatttttccaaataaCAAATATATCTTTTCTACATGAGATCATCTCTATTTTTGCACTGATCAAATGGctttacaatgatttttttttttacctctttcaAGAGAATGTGAGCAACTTAAGGCCAGAAAACTTTTTCATGTGCACATCTCAGTAACTGACATTCAATAAATAGTCACAGATGTTTGcaaatgaatgggtgaatgaacaaatgaatgctgGGGACTAAGCAGAGGAATTCTGGTGTAGTTGAAGACAAGACTAGAAATATGAACCTCCTAGGGTTTAAGTCCAGGACAGAACTGGTCATGTAGCTCACGTTCAGTGCTTCCAAGACCAGCCTTGTCTTCTTGCTCCTGCATCCCTCCACTCTCTTGTAATCTTCACCTGATGACTCAGCTTGTCAAGACTCTAAAACCAACCCTACTGTTTATTAGGAAGAATTTATGGATGAACTCCTTAACTGTTAAGGGGCTCACTTCTCAGGATCAAAAGagcttatttttgttcttatccCATACCCTAGTTTTAGGATGCATATTCCACCTTGTAAGACTATACCTGATTGGTAGCCCAATGCCCCATTCTTATGAGTCCAGCTCTTTTTTGTTCAACTCCTCCATGGGATCATCTGCCTATCTGCCTGACCCCTACATGCTATTTGCTCCCAGACTCATCATCCCTGTATGTAGTTACGTAACTAAATGCCTCCTTGTTGAAGGAGGCTGACATCAACTCCCTGACACCTGTCATTTGTTCCCAGTATTCTGGATCCCACTGTGTTAGGTGTGAAACTGCCAAGCCCTAGAAGGTGTACTTACTGTTTGGTTCCCATCTATCTTATCCCTGCCTGAACTCTAAGCCCTTTACTAATAACGCCTTACCCAAAACATCAAATTTGCAAGTATATAGACATTTTAAGTAATCTAGTGGTAATAGAACATAGACGCTCAGTGAATGTGAATAAATTACAAGCATGCAAGCATTTGGGAAACAATGTAAGATTCTATTTTGAAACGTTTGGAGCTAACCTTTCTGTGATGCAAAAGATTTTATTCTCTAGTTAAAGTTTTTTTCCCCTGTCACTAACTATCATATTTCCACAATTTGCCTAAAGAGGTTAAAGAAGTATTTTATTCCTCTCTTCTTGTATTATGTCCCATTGACATAAAATGCATTGTATCAAGACATAATACGCATAATATCAAGACATATATGAGGATCTTGCCTTGGAAGAGAAGGCAAGTAACATTAGAAGCACttctattttattctagtaaattaaaaagaaaaaaaatatgcaactGAATTTAAagcttaattttaattatttgacattcattaattcattcaacaaaaatttcaaaagcaaCAAATATAAGCCCAGATCTGCACTGGGCAACTTGGAGAATATAAAAGCAGAAGAAACCATTTTCTCTGATATAAAGGAGCTTGGCCCAACAAACATACAATGAATAATTAAGGCCTATGAAATACTAAAAcacaatatgaaaaaataagaaaccCCTAGACAGAGGAATTAGTGGTATGATATGAGGTTGACTGGAGAAGCTTGAagacttaagaaaaagaaaagtgcaaATATTATTTAGGAagcaaaaaaaatcacagttgGTATGAATTTAAAGCCAGACCCTACTCATCCCCAATAAAACCCTAAAGTTTATTCAAATGTACAGTAGTGACTTACTATTTCATCTTCCAGTTCTTGGTCAGCTCCTTCCAAATTTCCCTGGAGAAAAAGAGCCTTTTGCTTCTCTGCTATTTCATATATTGGAAGCATCTCATTCTCACTTTGTAATGTATCTAATTTTTTACTAAAATACGCCATTTTCACATCTCGGCTAATATTTTCAATGATGTCAACAGCATTTTCAGGACGTTCATCTAAGATCTTGGTTAGCATGGAAGAAAGATGATCATATCTACCCAAAAGATAAAATTCCAGAGAATACTCATGTCAATAGCATTTGAAGACGCATTGCATGCAGGCTCAAATAGTTGGTTTTTAGGGAACTTCAACAATTTGTAGCCTTCAGAGATATTAAGTGGATAAAAACTTAAGATAAATTCTACTACTGCTAGAAAGAACCTCTTCTAGAATTTTCCTTAGGAAATACtaccaataaaatataaatattttaatttattaaaaaaaaacacattacagCAATACACATATTCTACATCAGGTACATTTTCACAATTTATTTCTGAGCTTGAAATCTCTTAGTTATGTACTTAAAAGTGattaatgttatttttcattcttttaccttaagttttttttccattccctcccctgccctcacCATCCAATTTGATTTCTAAATCCTGTTGACTCTTTATCTTCAAGATCTGTTCTCCTCCTTCCCAATTCCTAAGCCAATTGtctacttccttcttttttcagacatataagaaatatatttcccACTGCAACTCCAACGCACACATCTGAAAGAAAAGTGTCATCAAATACTACTCACCTTTACTAAAATGTGATAAATGCTAATATTTTCGTTCAATTCCATGAAAAACACTGCCGTAGCTTCTTATTTAATGCCTGTATTAGTGAGTTAGCTGCTTTTAACCTCTCATTAAATTCAACACATAAGTGCCATGTGTGCTTTTTCAAATACCAGTTTACAATGTGAAATTACTATTCAAGAGCCCGAAATGTCTGTAAATCTGTGTTTATGTTAAATAGGGACTCCTCTCTCCAAGGTGGAAGCCTTCATAAATTGCCTCTCTGGTAGATATGCATTGTATCTCTCCAGCttacttcctccctcccttccttccttcctttttattacagaatttgtgggtttaccgAACAATCATGCATACGATAAAGGATTCCATATACCACCTCACCACCATCAATTGtggatcatttgttacaatttttgatagcacatttttataaccgTACtattaaaatccatggtttaacttagggctcactgtgtagtgcagttccatggattaaaaaaaaaaaattattgttaccatatatacaatctaatatttccccctttaatcatattcaggtatttatttcGGTGATGTTgtgttcaaaatgttgtgctatcatcaccaccatctattactaaaacatttccatcattccaaacaggaactccATATATTTTAAGCCTTTACTTCCCtttccttatccccaccccaaTTAAAACTAAGACTTCACTTTCTCTATAGTCCCTTCTAAGCGTGAGATTCCATAATTCCTAGGTTTTATTTCCGTGTGCCTAGGGTGTTTACAGAGGCTTAAAAGCATCCCCATCAGTCATCTATTCTTGGGTCCTATGATGCAAAGAGATATTAAGAGACTAACTCTTTTTTTTACTAATGCAGCTTTCccaaatatatttccatttaccTACATAAACACACCCTCACACTGGGATACTCACAACCCCTTTTGCTTTGCCAAactgtttcctctttttctctcccagaCTTACAGATTTAAGCCCGACTTGCTACTGCTCTTCAATAGGTAAGCCTTAGCATTCTGAACAGCAATCTCAAGCATGCTGGGGGCTGTGTCAGAGATCCCAGGCTCAGGCTGCTCCAGAGTGTAGTTACTATTTGAGTCTTCCTCGTGAAAAATGTCAAATCTCA includes the following:
- the RSPH4A gene encoding radial spoke head protein 4 homolog A isoform X1, which translates into the protein MDDSASLKQEKESQEAEDAERPGEEMTAASSQDPEPESSEPVESEHGPETGPQPGSSPPWSPQSRASAPSDGLPEPGAAPAPRSPQEPSSSPLLPPDKQDPAAPSQSDRITRVDPEAGTPHSGHLEQIPDKGESTYEIFQSERKAFGRSQQPKPHLYGQRDASYNNSKQKELRFDIFHEEDSNSNYTLEQPEPGISDTAPSMLEIAVQNAKAYLLKSSSKSGLNLYDHLSSMLTKILDERPENAVDIIENISRDVKMAYFSKKLDTLQSENEMLPIYEIAEKQKALFLQGNLEGADQELEDEIAENSLPNVMESAFYFEQAGVGLGTDETYRIFLGLKQLTDTHPFHRCRFWGKILGLEMNYIVAEVEFRDGEDEEEVEEEDVAEERDNGESEADEDEEDELPKSFYKAPQAVPKEESRTGANKYVYFVCNEPGRPWVKLPSVTPAQIVIARKIKKFFTGRLDAPIISYPPFPGNESNYLRAQIARISAGTHVSPLGFYQFVEEEGEEEEEVEGGRDSFEENPDFEGIQVTDLVESLSSWVHHVQHILPQGRCNWFNPKEKSEEEEEEEDEEKEEEEKGEEPDYIEQEVGPPLLTPISEDLEIQNTPPWTTRLSSNLIPQYAIAVLRSNLWPGAYTFSNGRKFENFYIGWGLKYSPDNYTPPVPPQVYQEYPSGPEITEMDDPSVEEEQAFRAAQEAVLAAERKEETEEEEDEDDDDD
- the RSPH4A gene encoding radial spoke head protein 4 homolog A isoform X2 — translated: MDDSASLKQEKESQEAEDAERPGEEMTAASSQDPEPESSEPVESEHGPETGPQPGSSPPWSPQSRASAPSDGLPEPGAAPAPRSPQEPSSSPLLPPDKQDPAAPSQSDRITRVDPEAGTPHSGHLEQIPDKGESTYEIFQSERKAFGRSQQPKPHLYGQRDASYNNSKQKELRFDIFHEEDSNSNYTLEQPEPGISDTAPSMLEIAVQNAKAYLLKSSSKSGLNLYDHLSSMLTKILDERPENAVDIIENISRDVKMAYFSKKLDTLQSENEMLPIYEIAEKQKALFLQGNLEGADQELEDEIAENSLPNVMESAFYFEQAGVGLGTDETYRIFLGLKQLTDTHPFHRCRFWGKILGLEMNYIVAEVEFRDGEDEEEVEEEDVAEERDNGESEADEDEEDELPKSFYKAPQAVPKEESRTGANKYVYFVCNEPGRPWVKLPSVTPAQIVIARKIKKFFTGRLDAPIISYPPFPGNESNYLRAQIARISAGTHVSPLGFYQFVEEEGEEEEEVEGGRDSFEENPDFEGIQVTDLVESLSSWVHHVQHILPQRFRIHPLGQHGYPQISFLNMLLQSFDPTFGLEHTPFPMAESLKIST